A stretch of the Lolium perenne isolate Kyuss_39 chromosome 3, Kyuss_2.0, whole genome shotgun sequence genome encodes the following:
- the LOC127344606 gene encoding uncharacterized protein, with protein MEISFEAWEGVQRHGQDIADRLAQGFTGLLQAAPPQFPWPPAPHKRAMPFDLDLHAAPFGAARRGKDVFPAAAVAVASVIDIGGRLGQAGVEIGTSVGGAVQHAVRRLPVPFLGPAQIRGARGSNLPSPPAPAADAVALDRCPLEAAAAAAAAATGSAAASSVSGSTNGDDLDEDDEGYGCEIGTLGNFKKSKGTVNMSATYSTRNHDVESSVVARGDLWRLEASRSGSTSGNDSSPLYLVQLGPLLFVRDSTLLLPVHLSKQHLLWYGYDRKNGVHSLCPAIWSKQRRWLMMSMMCLNPIACSFMDVQFPNGQVTYVAGEGITASGFVPLFGGLLQAHGKFPGETRMSYSCKNKRGTRFTPMFQWPDKSLSLGVTQALAWKRSGLMVRPSVQVSLCPTFGGSDPGVRAEVIHSLKEELNVMCGVSCSRHPSAFTALSIGRSKWNGQVGSSGVVVTLETPLNNIGRPSLSVQLNGGFEI; from the exons ATGGAGATCTCCTTCGAGGCGTGGGAGGGCGTGCAGCGCCACGGCCAGGACATCGCCGACCGCCTCGCGCAGGGCTTCACGggcctcctccaagccgcgcCGCCGCAGTTCCCGTGGCCGCCCGCCCCGCACAAGCGGGCGATGCCCTTCGACCTCGACCTCCACGCCGCACCCTTCGGCGCCGCCCGCCGCGGCAAGGACGtcttccccgccgccgccgtcgccgtcgcctccgtcaTCGACATCGGCGGCAGGCTCGGCCAGGCGGGCGTCGAGATCGGCACCTCCGTCGGCGGGGCCGTGCAGCACGCCGTGCGCCGCCTGCCCGTGCCCTTCCTCGGCCCCGCCCAGATCCGGGGCGCCCGCGGCAGCAACCTGCCTTCTCCCCCCGCccccgccgccgacgccgtcgcGCTCGACAGGTGCCCCctcgaggccgccgccgccgccgcggccgcggCCACCGGAAGCGCCGCCGCGTCGAGCGTCAGCGGCTCTACCAACGGGGACGACttggacgaggacgacgagggatACGGCTGCGAAATCGGAACCCTCGGGAACTTTAAGAAGTCCAAG GGCACCGTAAATATGTCAGCGACATACAGCACCAGGAACCACGACGTTGAGAGTTCTGTTGTTGCACGTGGAGACCTCTGGAGGCTAGAGGCATCGCGTAGCGGTTCAACTTCTGGAAACGATAGTTCACCCCTCTACCTTGTTCAGTTGGGGCCTTTGCTATTTGTTCGTGACTCTACCCTCCTACTGCCTGTTCATCTGTCAAAGCAACACCTGCTGTGGTATGGTTATGATCGCAAG AATGGAGTACATTCCCTCTGCCCAGCTATTTGGTCGAAGCAGAGGAGATGGCTAATGATGTCGATGATGTGTCTAAATCCAATAGCCTGC TCCTTCATGGATGTACAGTTCCCTAATGGGCAAGTAACGTACGTTGCTGGAGAGGGGATAACAGCTAGTGGTTTTGTTCCATTATTTGGTGGGTTGCTTCAAGCTCATGGGAAATTTCCAGGAGAAACAAGGATGAGCTATTCTTGCAAG AACAAACGCGGCACAAGGTTCACTCCTATGTTTCAATGGCCTGACAAATCTCTTTCACTCGGAGTTACACAAGCCTTAGCATGGAAAAGATCTGGTCTTATGGTGAGGCCCAGCGTACAAGTCAG TTTATGTCCTACATTTGGAGGAAGTGATCCTGGGGTACGAGCAGAGGTTATCCATTCATTGAAGGAGGAACTGAATGTGATGTGTGGCGTATCTTGCTCAAGACATCCATCAGCTTTTACTGCTCTTTCT ATTGGGCGATCTAAGTGGAATGGTCAAGTTggtagttctggagtagtagtcaCATTGGAAACACCCCTTAACAACATTGGAAGGCCATCATTATCTGTGCAATTGAATGGTGGTTTCGAGATTTGA
- the LOC127344608 gene encoding uncharacterized protein — translation MEIALSTLLSLLLLLLSSPTAVFSAIAPAGAGDDASDVFLPSPAAAPSPALAPGADEHTSDCGIYIVFVSRADYVDSADYDARLLASVLGSTEEAKKAVIYHYSGLGFAARLKPNQAEQLSRKEGIATFKDKTYHIENDGGLPSRFFEENI, via the exons ATGGAGATCGCTCTCTCAACTTTGCTGTCGCTGCTTCTCCTCCTCCTTTCTTCGCCCACCGCCGTGTTCTCCGCCATTGCCCCTGCAGGCGCCGGCGATGACGCTTCCGACGTCTTCCTTCCCTCACCTGCCGCCGCGCCTTCCCCAGCCTTGGCTCCTGGCGCCGACGAGCATACCTCCGACTGTGGCATCTACATAGTCTTCGTCAGCCGCGCCGACTATGTCGACTCGGCGGACTACGACGCCCGACTACTCGCCTCCGTCCTCGGAAG CACGGAGGAAGCCAAGAAGGCGGTCATCTACCACTATAGCGGTCTTGGGTTCGCGGCGAGGCTCAAGCCCAATCAGGCAGAGCAGTTATCAA GGAAGGAAGGAATTGCAACCTTCAAGGACAAGACGTACCACATCGAGAACGACGGTGGCTTGCCTTCTCGGTTCTTTGAAGAGAATATCTGA
- the LOC127344607 gene encoding F-box/LRR-repeat protein At4g14103, whose product MATTVGPDLPRDRISNLPESILVTILSSLRIDEAARCSILCSRWRHLFPSTLLDFEASPSSRRINLVKAVTSILAAYPDAPIRSFRTGSLCFGPEDKAALDGWLQDLSNRGIEELFLCFKYTEEDNRRRIPKSLFACSSLKRLDASNGVFPSTTEAAAASLARLKEINLSDVKISEDSLQSLISQCPVLERLTVNFMGKFDRLHLRSRSLKVLSSTGNFEELFIDDAPNLEYLLGRFMHQRKVRIKVVHAPKLEFLARLGMSNTIDIGETSFMEELIHVKTLMPSVKTLSVKLSHDEKGYMEEGYVEWLMQLLKLCPCLETLYIKSSSWSRACDTASGSWETQRSVPCIDNHLQKVVIEVYRGHEWQRDMAKFLHGRSRFLKTMEFHCMDDGTGTREGFGKPPSEEWVREQKELLCLDSRAARDTRFLFFKRQLVDNHHEVCHDERYQRDYYHDLYDV is encoded by the exons ATGGCGACCACCGTTGGCCCCGATCTTCCACGCGACCGCATCAGCAACCTCCCGGAAAGCATCCTCGTCACCATCCTCTCCAGCCTCCGGATCGACGAAGCTGCGCGGTGTTCAATCCTCTGCTCTCGCTGGCGCCACCTCTTCCCGTCCACCCTGCTCGACTTCGAAGCAtcccctagcagccgccggatcaacCTCGTCAAGGCCGTCACCTCCATCCTCGCCGCCTACCCCGACGCGCCCATACGCTCCTTCAGGACGGGCTCCCTCTGCTTCGGCCCCGAGGACAAGGCGGCCCTCGACGGCTGGCTCCAGGATCTGTCGAACCGCGGGATCGAAGAACTCTTCCTCTGCTTCAAGTACACCGAGGAGGATAACCGGCGGCGGATCCCCAAGTCCCTCTTCGCCTGCTCCTCCCTGAAACGCCTGGACGCCTCTAACGGCGTCTTCCCTAGCACCACCGAGGCCGCCGCCGCGTCACTCGCCCGCCTCAAAGAGATCAACCTGTCCGACGTCAAGATCTCCGAGGACTCGCTCCAGTCCCTGATCTCGCAGTGCCCGGTGCTGGAGCGCCTGACGGTCAACTTTATGGGCAAGTTCGACCGCCTCCATCTCCGGTCTCGGAGCCTCAAGGTCCTGAGCAGCACCGGCAACTTCGAGGAGCTCTTCATCGACGACGCTCCCAACCTGGAGTACTTGCTTGGCAGGTTCATGCACCAAAGAAAGGTGCGCATCAAGGTCGTGCACGCGCCCAAGCTGGAGTTCTTAGCCCGCCTCGGCATGTCCAACACGATTGACATCGGAGAAACCAGCTTCATG GAAGAATTAATCCATGTGAAGACCCTTATGCCAAGCGTAAAGACACTAAGCGTCAAGCTGAGCCACGATGAGAAGGGGTACATGGAGGAGGGGTACGTCGAATGGCTTATGCAACTGCTCAAGTTGTGCCCTTGCTTGGAGACGCTCTACATCAAA TCAAGCAGTTGGTCACGGGCTTGTGATACCGCATCTGGGTCATGGGAGACGCAGAGATCCGTCCCTTGCATCGACAACCACCTACAGAAGGTGGTGATCGAAGTTTACCGGGGGCATGAGTGGCAGAGGGATATGGCCAAGTTCCTTCACGGGAGGAGCAGGTTCCTCAAGACCATGGAGTTCCACTGCATGGATGATGGCACTGGCACCAGAGAAGGTTTCGGCAAGCCTCCGAGTGAAGAATGGGTCAGGGAGCAGAAGGAGCTCCTTTGCCTTGACAGCCGGGCTGCAAGAGACACTCGTTTCCTCTTCTTCAAGCGTCAGCTGGTGGATAACCATCACGAAGTTTGCCACGATGAACGGTACCAGAGGGACTATTATCATGACCTGTATGATGTTTAA
- the LOC127344610 gene encoding F-box/FBD/LRR-repeat protein At1g13570-like: MATTAGTDLSGDRISNLADSILVTILSRLCMDEAARCSILSSRWRHLFPSTLLNFRAFTRSGRNVVKAVTSILAAYPDEPVLSLRTGMLFFRPQDKAAVDVWLQDLSNRGIEELSLWFGFDEKLRPIPESLFACSSLRRLHVINGTFPDTTEAAAASLASLTKIELSDVRISQKSINSLLSQCTVLEHLTIKFTGKLRKLRLRSRSLKVLNSTGDFETLAIDDAPNLERVVDKLMNQREVDIEVVHAPKLEFLGCLGMSNEIDVGDTIFAGKVMRVETLMPSIKTLAVEMSYMNKGYTMWLMQLLKLFPHLETLYIKRDNSYVVEHTANGSWEMRRPIPCMMNHLEKVVFEVFRGHKWEMEMAKFLHERCDFLKTMEFHCMDDASRKNYGGPPSEEWVRKRKELLCLDNRAAGDTRLQFFNRQLAENHHEHCDDEQYQRDYYRDMYDV; the protein is encoded by the exons ATGGCGACCACCGCCGGCACCGATCTCTCAGGCGACCGCATCAGCAACCTCGCGGACAGTATCCTCGTGACCATCCTCTCCAGGCTCTGTATGGACGAAGCGGCGAGGTGTTCGATCCTCTCCTCTCGCTGGCGCCACCTGTTCCCGTCCACCCTGCTCAACTTCAGAGCCTTCACTCGGAGCGGCCGGAACGTCGTCAAGGCCGTCACCTCCATCCTCGCCGCCTACCCCGACGAGCCCGTACTCTCCTTGAGGACGGGCATGCTCTTCTTCCGCCCCCAGGACAAGGCCGCCGTCGACGTCTGGCTCCAGGATCTGTCGAACCGCGGCATCGAAGAACTCTCCCTCTGGTTCGGCTTCGACGAGAAGCTGCGGCCGATCCCGGAATCCCTCTTCGCCTGCTCCTCCCTGAGACGCCTCCacgtgatcaacggcaccttcccTGACACCACCGAGGCCGCCGCCGCGTCCCTCGCCAGCCTCACAAAGATCGAGCTGTCCGACGTCAGAATCTCCCAGAAGTCGATCAACTCCCTGCTCTCGCAGTGCACGGTGCTGGAGCACCTGACCATCAAATTCACCGGCAAGTTGCGCAAGCTCCGTCTCCGGTCTCGGAGCCTCAAGGTCCTGAACAGCACCGGCGACTTCGAGACGCTCGCCATCGATGACGCTCCAAACCTGGAGCGGGTCGTCGACAAGCTCATGAACCAAAGAGAGGTGGATATCGAGGTCGTGCACGCGCCCAAGCTGGAGTTCTTAGGCTGCCTCGGCATGTCCAACGAGATTGACGTCGGAGACACCATCTTCGCG GGAAAAGTAATGCGTGTTGAGACTCTTATGCCAAGCATAAAGACACTTGCCGTCGAGATGAGCTACATGAACAAGGGGTACACCATGTGGCTTATGCAGCTGCTCAAGCTGTTTCCTCACTTGGAGACGCTCTACATCAAG AGAGACAATTCGTATGTGGTCGAACACACCGCGAATGGGTCGTGGGAGATGCGGCGACCCATCCCTTGCATGATGAACCACCTAGAGAAGGTGGTGTTCGAAGTTTTCCGAGGACATAAGTGGGAGATGGAGATGGCCAAGTTCCTTCATGAGAGGTGTGATTTCCTTAAAACCATGGAGTTCCACTGCATGGACGATGCCAGCAGAAAAAATTACGGAGGGCCTCCAAGTGAAGAATGGGTCAGGAAGCGGAAGGAGCTCTTGTGCCTCGACAACCGAGCCGCCGGAGACACTCGTTTGCAGTTCTTCAATAGGCAGCTCGCGGAAAACCATCATGAACATTGCGACGATGAGCAGTACCAAAGGGACTACTATCGTGACATGTATGATGTTTAA
- the LOC127344609 gene encoding FBD-associated F-box protein At4g10400-like isoform X2 — protein sequence MATTVGTDLSRDRISNLADSTLVTILSRLCMDEAARCSILSSRWRHLFPCTLLNFRAFTRSGRNVVKAVTSILAAYPDKPVLSLRTGMLFFRPQDQTAVDVWLRDLSNRGIEELSLWFGFDEKRRPIPESLFACNSLRRLHVINGTFPDTTEAAAASLARLTKIELSDVRISQNSINSLLSQCTVLEHLTIKFTGRLDSLRLRSRSLKVLNSTGDFEKLVIDDAPNLERVVDKLMNQRKVHIEVVYAPKLEFLGYVGMSNEIGIGDTISKGEIMRVETLMPRIKTLAVEMSYMKEGYTTWFMQLLRLFPHMETLYITRDSSYMVEFTAPGSWEMRRPIPCIMNHLEKVVFEVFRGHKWEMEMAKFFHRRSDFLKTMEFHCMDDKSKEDYGGPPSEQWVRKQKKLLCLDGRAAGDALFQFFKRPLAEDHHEHCDDERYQRYYYRDMYDV from the exons ATGGCGACCACCGTCGGCACCGATCTCTCACGCGACCGCATCAGCAACCTCGCGGACAGTACCCTCGTGACCATCCTCTCCAGGCTCTGTATGGACGAAGCGGCGAGGTGTTCGATCCTCTCCTCTCGCTGGCGCCACCTCTTCCCGTGCACCCTGCTGAACTTCAGAGCCTTCACTAGAAGCGGCCGGAACGTCGTCAAGGCCGTCACCTCCATCCTCGCCGCCTACCCCGACAAGCCAGTACTCTCCTTGAGGACGGGCATGCTCTTCTTCCGCCCCCAGGACCAGACTGCCGTCGACGTCTGGCTCCGGGATCTGTCGAACCGCGGCATCGAAGAACTCTCCCTCTGGTTCGGATTCGACGAGAAGCGGCGGCCGATCCCGGAATCCCTCTTCGCCTGCAACTCCCTGAGGCGCCTCCACGTAATCAACGGCACCTTCCCTGACACCACCGAGGCCGCCGCCGCGTCCCTCGCCCGCCTCACAAAGATCGAGCTGTCCGACGTCAGAATCTCCCAGAACTCGATCAACTCCCTGCTCTCGCAGTGCACGGTGCTGGAGCACCTGACCATCAAATTCACCGGTAGGTTGGACAGCCTCCGTCTCCGGTCTCGGAGCCTCAAGGTCCTGAACAGCACCGGCGACTTCGAGAAGCTCGTCATCGATGACGCTCCCAACCTGGAGCGGGTGGTCGACAAGCTCATGAACCAAAGAAAGGTGCATATCGAGGTCGTGTACGCGCCAAAGCTGGAGTTCTTAGGCTACGTCGGCATGTCCAACGAGATTGGCATCGGAGACACCATCTCCAAG GGGGAAATAATGCGTGTTGAGACTCTTATGCCAAGGATAAAGACACTTGCCGTCGAGATGAGCTACATGAAGGAGGGGTACACCACCTGGTTTATGCAGCTGCTCAGGCTGTTTCCTCACATGGAGACGCTCTACATCACG AGAGACAGTTCGTACATGGTCGAATTCACTGCGCCTGGATCGTGGGAGATGCGTCGACCCATCCCTTGCATCATGAACCACCTAGAGAAGGTGGTGTTCGAAGTTTTCCGGGGGCATAAGTGGGAGATGGAGATGGCCAAGTTCTTTCACCGGAGGAGCGATTTCCTCAAGACCATGGAGTTCCACTGCATGGATGATAAGAGCAAAGAAGATTACGGTGGGCCTCCGAGTGAACAATGGGTCAGGAAGCAGAAGAAGCTCCTGTGCCTCGACGGCCGGGCCGCGGGAGACGCTCTTTTCCAGTTCTTCAAGAGACCGCTGGCGGAAGACCATCATGAACATTGCGACGATGAACGGTACCAAAGGTACTACTATCGTGACATGTATGATGTTTAA
- the LOC127344609 gene encoding F-box/FBD/LRR-repeat protein At5g56420-like isoform X1 produces MATTVGTDLSRDRISNLADSTLVTILSRLCMDEAARCSILSSRWRHLFPCTLLNFRAFTRSGRNVVKAVTSILAAYPDKPVLSLRTGMLFFRPQDQTAVDVWLRDLSNRGIEELSLWFGFDEKRRPIPESLFACNSLRRLHVINGTFPDTTEAAAASLARLTKIELSDVRISQNSINSLLSQCTVLEHLTIKFTGRLDSLRLRSRSLKVLNSTGDFEKLVIDDAPNLERVVDKLMNQRKVHIEVVYAPKLEFLGYVGMSNEIGIGDTISKGEIMRVETLMPRIKTLAVEMSYMKEGYTTWFMQLLRLFPHMETLYITQRDSSYMVEFTAPGSWEMRRPIPCIMNHLEKVVFEVFRGHKWEMEMAKFFHRRSDFLKTMEFHCMDDKSKEDYGGPPSEQWVRKQKKLLCLDGRAAGDALFQFFKRPLAEDHHEHCDDERYQRYYYRDMYDV; encoded by the exons ATGGCGACCACCGTCGGCACCGATCTCTCACGCGACCGCATCAGCAACCTCGCGGACAGTACCCTCGTGACCATCCTCTCCAGGCTCTGTATGGACGAAGCGGCGAGGTGTTCGATCCTCTCCTCTCGCTGGCGCCACCTCTTCCCGTGCACCCTGCTGAACTTCAGAGCCTTCACTAGAAGCGGCCGGAACGTCGTCAAGGCCGTCACCTCCATCCTCGCCGCCTACCCCGACAAGCCAGTACTCTCCTTGAGGACGGGCATGCTCTTCTTCCGCCCCCAGGACCAGACTGCCGTCGACGTCTGGCTCCGGGATCTGTCGAACCGCGGCATCGAAGAACTCTCCCTCTGGTTCGGATTCGACGAGAAGCGGCGGCCGATCCCGGAATCCCTCTTCGCCTGCAACTCCCTGAGGCGCCTCCACGTAATCAACGGCACCTTCCCTGACACCACCGAGGCCGCCGCCGCGTCCCTCGCCCGCCTCACAAAGATCGAGCTGTCCGACGTCAGAATCTCCCAGAACTCGATCAACTCCCTGCTCTCGCAGTGCACGGTGCTGGAGCACCTGACCATCAAATTCACCGGTAGGTTGGACAGCCTCCGTCTCCGGTCTCGGAGCCTCAAGGTCCTGAACAGCACCGGCGACTTCGAGAAGCTCGTCATCGATGACGCTCCCAACCTGGAGCGGGTGGTCGACAAGCTCATGAACCAAAGAAAGGTGCATATCGAGGTCGTGTACGCGCCAAAGCTGGAGTTCTTAGGCTACGTCGGCATGTCCAACGAGATTGGCATCGGAGACACCATCTCCAAG GGGGAAATAATGCGTGTTGAGACTCTTATGCCAAGGATAAAGACACTTGCCGTCGAGATGAGCTACATGAAGGAGGGGTACACCACCTGGTTTATGCAGCTGCTCAGGCTGTTTCCTCACATGGAGACGCTCTACATCACG CAGAGAGACAGTTCGTACATGGTCGAATTCACTGCGCCTGGATCGTGGGAGATGCGTCGACCCATCCCTTGCATCATGAACCACCTAGAGAAGGTGGTGTTCGAAGTTTTCCGGGGGCATAAGTGGGAGATGGAGATGGCCAAGTTCTTTCACCGGAGGAGCGATTTCCTCAAGACCATGGAGTTCCACTGCATGGATGATAAGAGCAAAGAAGATTACGGTGGGCCTCCGAGTGAACAATGGGTCAGGAAGCAGAAGAAGCTCCTGTGCCTCGACGGCCGGGCCGCGGGAGACGCTCTTTTCCAGTTCTTCAAGAGACCGCTGGCGGAAGACCATCATGAACATTGCGACGATGAACGGTACCAAAGGTACTACTATCGTGACATGTATGATGTTTAA
- the LOC127340071 gene encoding protein MAIN-LIKE 1-like yields the protein MEPRLEMLVVGIYIDVYVLKLIASLMVYLLDIEYDKDHRAFHMTKKRTDLHPLKIRYHGTVDIAYDERYIEFIQPTGFLPFISLVSRGGPNMNATALTALVDRWRPETHTFHLRAGEMTPTLQDVFMILGLPIQSDPLCMNTTSDGWRQQMENLIGMAPPPPEDPKERTPTGASFSWIRTNFGECPEGANEDTIRTYTRVYLWYMLSRTLFADSVGKLAHWCWLKALTVLEHRWSWGTTALAYLYRQVMICCIYYSSIVDWEPYGSYYHIGAGMPDLNPKCLEEARFWLNPAYDDDILDDPIEFDERSEIQKTVEECEVVWDQSHRDEKPVGPLRHLIKIRSPTLNVSYYVRVAL from the exons ATGGAACCTAGATTGGAAATGTTGGTTGTTGGAATCTATATTGATGTGTATGTGTTGAAATTGATAGCCTcatt gatggtgtatcTCTTAGATATTGAGTATGACAAGGATCACCGGGCTTTTCATATGACGAAGAAGAgaacggatcttcaccctttgaagattcgttaccatggcacagtaGATATagcgtatgacgagaggtacatagagttcatccagcctaccggttttctcccgttcatatcgcttgtaagccgtggggggccgaacatgaacgccacggcactcaccgcccttgtcgaccggtggaggccggagacgcacaccttccacttgagggccggcgagatgacccctactcttcaggatgttttcatgatacttggacttcctattcagagcgacccactgtgtatgaacacaacttctgatgggtggcgccagcagatggagaaccttattggcatggctcctccgcCGCCAGAAGATCCAAAGGAGAGAACTCCCACCGGAGCATCTTTCTCttggatcaggactaactttggagAATGCCCGGAAGGGGCCAACGAGGACACTATCAGGACGTATACCCGTGTGTACTTGTGGTACATGTTGTCGAGGACTCTCTTTGCTGACAGTGTtgggaagctggcccattggtgctggctcaaggcgcttacggtgttggagcaccggtggagttggggaacaacggcacttgcctacctctaccggcaggtgatgatttgctgTATTTACTATTCTtctata gtggattgggagccatatggtTCCTACTACCATATTGGCGCCGGGATGCCTGACCTCAACCCCAAGTGCCTTgaggaggcgcggttctggc tgaacCCCGCGTATGATGATgacatcttggacgaccccatcgagttcgatgag cggtcCGAGATCCAAAAAACAGTTGAGGAGTGCGAGGTTGTTTGGGATCAGAGCCATAGAGATGAAAAGCCTGTTGGCCCGTTGCGGCATTTAATTAAGATacgatcaccaactttgaatgtaagcTATTATGTCCgggtggctttgtaa
- the LOC127344611 gene encoding putative F-box/FBD/LRR-repeat protein At1g78760 yields the protein MCCVNSPTTASTTSSQLGQIVSPDRPPSYSADCAPPLSDEGFDGGPPDRSSADSGEVVGGGAAADHDGICQFPPPIVDEFDGRAQAKRSRAEPATGGDAADRLGELPDAILLSILSRLPLRDAARSTTLSSRWRRLFDQSLLDFNACQPFPPEGGRGCVWLVRAIDAILASGRPIPVRSFRFLMYGRGFTDHVPSVSGWFRVLAARGVREVDVNMFHMAWRLTLPPSLLQLASLETLSVCFCDLPNDAASQLHLPLLKRLHLSKVKSSQETLQAMLSHCPALECAKLVNITGVDKICLRSKSLLRLYGGFGSLTELVVEDAPNLEELVGIRLLNSGAAVKIVFAPKLQVLGYLAKNVRPLVLHDTVFDGGIVQFRTLMSSVKTLAIQVSFSDKGHTIFVAQLLKCFPCLETLCVEPENRSISHLVAFEAWDTTTSIQCIQHSVTKVVFENFGGHDCQWRFLHFLLGMARALKTIELYRLKGEDCDSTQVQLLFRSINRVYPGVQFLLFTASEPVNGLYLCQCCPGRCQNENRVSLL from the exons ATGTGTTGCGTGAACTCCCCCACTAccgcctccaccacctcctcgCAGCTAGGTCAGATCGTCTCGCCGGATCGCCCGCCCTCCTACTCCGCCGACTGCGCCCCGCCGCTCTCCGACGAGGGCTTCGACGGCGGGCCGCCGGACCGCTCCTCCGCGGACTCCGGCGAGGtcgtcggcggcggcgccgccgcggaCCACGACGGCATCTGCCAATTCCCGCCCCCGATCGTCGACGAATTCGATGGCAGGGCGCAGGCCAAGCGCTCCCGGGCGGAGCCCGCCACCGGCGGCGACGCGGCGGACCGCCTCGGCGAGCTTCCCGACGCGATCCTGCTCTCGATCCTCTCCCGCCTCCCGCTCCGCGACGCCGCGCGATCAACAACCCTCTCCTCGCGGTGGCGGCGCCTGTTCGACCAGTCCCTGCTCGACTTCAACGCGTGCCAGCCGTTCCCGCCGGAGGGGGGCCGCGGCTGCGTGTGGCTCGTCCGCGCCATCGACGCCATCCTCGCCTCGGGCCGCCCCATCCCGGTCCGCAGCTTCCGCTTCCTCATGTACGGGCGCGGCTTCACCGACCACGTGCCCTCCGTCAGCGGCTGGTTCCGCGTGCTCGCGGCCCGCGGCGTCCGCGAGGTCGACGTCAACATGTTCCACATGGCCTGGAGGCTAACCCTCCCACCCTCGCTCCTCCAGCTCGCCTCCCTCGAAACCCTCAGCGTCTGCTTCTGCGACCTCCCCAACGACGCCGCGTCGCAGCTCCACCTCCCGCTCCTCAAGAGGCTCCACCTGTCCAAGGTCAAGTCGTCCCAGGAAACCCTGCAGGCGATGCTGTCCCATTGCCCGGCCCTCGAGTGCGCGAAGCTCGTGAACATCACCGGGGTGGACAAGATCTGCCTCCGGTCCAAGAGCCTGCTGCGCCTCTACGGCGGCTTCGGCAGCCTCACCGAGCTCGTGGTCGAGGACGCCCCAAACCTCGAAGAGTTGGTTGGCATCCGTTTGCTCAACAGTGGAGCGGCAGTGAAAATCGTCTTCGCCCCAAAGCTGCAGGTGCTGGGGTACTTGGCCAAGAACGTCCGGCCTCTCGTGCTACATGATACCGTATTCGAT GGAGGCATCGTGCAATTCAGGACTCTGATGAGCAGCGTCAAGACCTTGGCAATCCAGGTCTCCTTCTCTGACAAGGGGCATACCATCTTCGTTGCTCAGCTGCTCAAATGCTTCCCGTGTCTCGAGACACTCTGTGTCGAG CCTGAAAATCGATCAATATCGCACTTGGTTGCCTTTGAAGCGTGGGACACCACAACTTCTATCCAGTGCATCCAGCATTCAGTCACCAAAGTTGTCTTTGAGAATTTCGGAGGGCATGATTGCCAGTGGAGGTTTCTGCACTTTCTGCTTGGGATGGCTAGAGCTCTTAAGACCATCGAACTCTACCGTCTCAAAGGAGAAGATTGTGACAGTACACAAGTACAGCTGTTGTTTCGGTCTATAAATAGAGTCTATCCGGGAGTCCAGTTCCTGCTCTTCACAGCTTCTGAGCCGGTCAATGGCCTGTACTTGTGCCAGTGCTGTCCCGGGCGGTGCCAGAATGAAAACAGAGTTTCGCTGTTATAA